gtttctattggttagtaagactatcgatagactaggaagggtattagccaccctcgatggaaagttgggagtaggaggcatcgcacgtgtgaacacttagcgttcacgtgttttcaagacgttaaccagaaaccttagaaaacgctttcgtggaaaagtccttgtttgcgatgaaagactttcgccagagttttctgagatttatagtcaggctgcgagtgttttcaagagtatgcgataaggatgtgcgggcatctggctgccatccgtccgcgctgtgaggtccggctcaggtagagagtcggtcgacgtaacatcctccccccgttgagagGGTACCGATCAAAATGATGTGATTGATTAGATGAGGTGGATCTCGCATTAGATCGCGTTGCTGTTGATCAGGTCGGAGTCATCTGGTGTCGATCTGCTCGGTAGTGGTACTATCCGCTTGATGCTAGCTGGAGACAGTTGGATGGAGCATCCCTGTCGAAGAGCGATGACTTTGGATTTTGTGGCGGTTGCGAACCCTTTGCTCGTTGACATAAAATGGTTTGCAGTGGTTGATTCCGAGGCTGATGAACGGATGCTGTTCCACTCGGAGAGTCCAGAttatatctggaaaaataacagagtTATGATAATCTGACAAGTATGTTGTTTATGTCCTGTTCGGGAGTCGGAGTCTCGACCGTCGTGATCCTTGTGGTTGTACGGAAACTTGCGGTTGTGATTATTGACCCAGGAAGTGTCCTTGGATGATCGTGGACCGTCTCGGTCCTGGAATGTAGTGGACCAGCTTGATCCAAGAGGTAGCGTTGAACGGAATTCCAGTGTTGCTTGATGCTGTTTCGTTTGACACGATGCGGGGTTCTGTAGTTGATTGGGAGGCTTGGCTCCCCCCGATGAGTCGCCCGACTCGAGTTCTCCCAGTGATGTTCCTTGGTAGGTAATGAACGTTGGGTGTCGCGGCGTGGTTGGGATCCTAATGCCCCCTCGTCTCAACTGCTGATTGTCCGGATTCCTTGAAGTCAGGATGGATTGGCAGTGGGACAAGTCTTTTGATGCCTCGATCCACGATGTTTTTCGCCGTTTGAATCGTAGCCGTTCGGATGACACCATCGTCGCCTGGATGGACCTTGATAACTCGTCCCAGAGGCCACTGCATAGAGGGCACATTGTCCTCTCTGAGGATGACGATTGCGCCTTCCTGGATGTTGTGCCCACCTTTGTTCCATTTGCTGCGGTTACtcaattcgtttaaatattccttATGCCAGCGATTCCAAAAATGTTGCCTGATCTGTTGAAGATGTTGCCATCTGGAGAGCCGATTGGAAGGGACGTCTCTGAAATCTCGCTCCCGTAAACTCATTAGTGAATCGCCGATGAGGAAATGGCCGGGAGTGAGGACTAGGAGATCGTTCGGATCGGAGGATATCGGAGTTAACGGTCGTGAGTTGAGGATTGCCTCGATCTCAATAATGAGGGTGTTGAATTGTTCGAAGGTGAGTAACTCGTTGCCGATTACGCGTTTGAGATGACGTTTAAATGACTTTACCGCTGCTTCCCAGAGTCCGCCGAAGTGCGGGGTATGAGGGGGAATAAAATGCCATTCAATGTGCTTATCTGACAGAAATGAGGCCACCTTGGAATTatgatcgttcgatcgtagGAGTTCGTGAAGCTCACGTAATTCGTTGTTCGCCCCAACAAAGTTTGTGCCGTTGTCCGAATGGATGGTAGAGCAAAACCCGCGTCGAGCGATGAATCTTCGGAGTGTGGCGATGAAGGCCTCGCTAGTGAGATCGCCGACGAGTTCGATATGCACCGCCTTAACCGCTAAGCATACAAAGATGGCAACATATGCCTTGACCTGGCGGCGGTTGCGATCTCTCCTTTCCTTGATGTGGAATGGTCCGCAGTAGTCGACGCCGACGTTCGTGAATGGGCGTGACTCGGTCACTCTCGCCTCAGGTAGATCACCCATAATGTAATCCACCGGCGGTGGATGAGCGCGGCAGCAACGGACGCAGCTCTTGATCGTATGCCAAACTTGACTTCGACCGTCGATGGGCCAGTATCTTCGTCGTACGGCGTACAGCGTAGCTTGTGTTCCTGCGTGCATGTGGACGTTGTGTGCATGATCGATGATGCGTGCTGTAACATATGACTTAGGCAAAATTATCGGATGTTTTTGAGGAAAAGGTATCAGTGAATGACTAAGTCGGCCGCCTACGCGTAATATGCCTTCCTTATCTATGAACGGGTTGAGTCGCGTGAGCTTTCCCTTTATTGTTGCGTCTCGATCCTTCTGGAGCGCACGTATTTCTGCGGAAAAATAGATGCCTTGCAATAGTTTGATGATCTTGTTGTGGGCTGTATTTAATTCAGTTGCCGTGATGGGTGTAGTCGGATTGTTTTTATGTTTCCAACGGAGACAGCGAGCGATGATCCGGATCAACTTAGGCCAAGATGAATACCTTTCTAGAAATTCATGATCGGCGGGGGTTGCGGACATACAGGTTGCTCGTTTTTGTTCCGGTAACTCCGTTAGTGGTGGCAGTGTACATGTCGGCCAGTGTTCTTCAGATAGTTGGAGCCATTCAGGACCGTGTTGCCAAATAGTCGGGCGTAGAAATTCTTCAGGCGTTTGTCCTCGCGAGATTAGATCCGCGGGATTGTCGTTGGTCGGAACATGGCACCAATCGTGCGAACTAGTTCTAGTCTGGATTTCGGAGATTCGGTTGGCCACAAACGTTTTCAGTGTGTGAGGAGACGTGCTTATCCAATGGAGGACGATGGTGGAGTCGGTCCAGTAGACGGCTCGAGACACATTGCGCGATAGAGCCTGTTGTATGGTAGACATCAGGGACGTAAGAAGAAGGGCTCCGCACAATTCAAGCCGAGGAATGGTTTGGGACTTGAGCGGGGCTACCCTTGATTTTGCGGCTAAAAGCTGGACCTGCACGTGGCCGTCAGGATTAACGGTTCGTAGATAAACGCAAGCTCCGTATGCTTTCTCGCTTGCATCGCAGAAACCATgcatttcgatttcttttgcGGATCCGATTATTGCCTTGCGTTGGAACGAGATATTGTTCAGGAGCGCTAATTGGGAATAATAGCGGCTCCATTCGGAATGGAAATCTGCGGGGAGTGATTCATCCCAATCGACCTTCAGTGCCCAGACTCTCTGTAGTAATATTTTTGCTCGAACAATTACTGGCGCGAGTAGTCCTAAAGGATCGTAAATCCTAGCGATTACGGAGCTGATCGATCGTTTGGTAACGTGAGGAATATTGGCCATGGCGGCGACTGAGTAAAGGATTGAATCATCGGAGGACCTCCAATAAACTCCAAGTGTCTTTAATGGTTGGGACTCACCCAATTGTAGGTTTTGGTTTATGTCGTGGTCCGATAGTCCGTTGAGTAGTTCGCGGTTGTTGGATGCCCATTTTCTGATTTTCAGGCCGGCCAGTTGGAGAAGTTCGGTGAGTTCTGTTCTGATTGACAACGCCTCGCTCATCGTGTCAGCCCCGGTAAGGGCGTCGTCGACGTAGAAATCCCGCTGCAAGACTGACGAAGCTCGCGGAAATCGATGTCCTTCATCGTTTGCCAATTGTTTGAGACATCGGATAGCTAGGTAGGGTGCGGCCGACAGGCCGAACGTGATGGTGTTGAGTTGATAAGTTTCGATTTCGCCGTTCGAATTGCGCCACAAAATTTTCTGATACTTACGATCTTCCGGGCGTACGAGAAATTGTCGATACATCTTCTCGATATCACCCGTGAGAACATACTGATGAGAGCGGAATCTCAAGAG
This genomic window from Bombus pascuorum unplaced genomic scaffold, iyBomPasc1.1, whole genome shotgun sequence contains:
- the LOC132915631 gene encoding uncharacterized protein LOC132915631; protein product: MAMKRLASLQRQFQRDQKFEAAYRAVIQEYLELGHMTTIASHHQSADEHYLPHHGVIKDSSTSTKLRVVFDGSAPSTTGVSLNDTLHTGPKLQEDLFDILLRFRSHQYVLTGDIEKMYRQFLVRPEDRKYQKILWRNSNGEIETYQLNTITFGLSAAPYLAIRCLKQLANDEGHRFPRASSVLQRDFYVDDALTGADTMSEALSIRTELTELLQLAGLKIRKWASNNRELLNGLSDHDINQNLQLGESQPLKTLGVYWRSSDDSILYSVAAMANIPHVTKRSISSVIARIYDPLGLLAPVIVRAKILLQRVWALKVDWDESLPADFHSEWSRYYSQLALLNNISFQRKAIIGSAKEIEMHGFCDASEKAYGACVYLRTVNPDGHVQVQLLAAKSRVAPLKSQTIPRLELCGALLLTSLMSTIQQALSRNVSRAVYWTDSTIVLHWISTSPHTLKTFVANRISEIQTRTSSHDWCHVPTNDNPADLISRGQTPEEFLRPTIWQHGPEWLQLSEEHWPTCTLPPLTELPEQKRATCMSATPADHEFLERYSSWPKLIRIIARCLRWKHKNNPTTPITATELNTAHNKIIKLLQGIYFSAEIRALQKDRDATIKGKLTRLNPFIDKEGILRVGGRLSHSLIPFPQKHPIILPKSYVTARIIDHAHNVHMHAGTQATLYAVRRRYWPIDGRSQVWHTIKSCVRCCRAHPPPVDYIMGDLPEARVTESRPFTNVGVDYCGPFHIKERRDRNRRQVKAYVAIFVCLAVKAVHIELVGDLTSEAFIATLRRFIARRGFCSTIHSDNGTNFVGANNELRELHELLRSNDHNSKVASFLSDKHIEWHFIPPHTPHFGGLWEAAVKSFKRHLKRVIGNELLTFEQFNTLIIEIEAILNSRPLTPISSDPNDLLVLTPGHFLIGDSLMSLRERDFRDVPSNRLSRWQHLQQIRQHFWNRWHKEYLNELSNRSKWNKGGHNIQEGAIVILREDNVPSMQWPLGRVIKVHPGDDGVIRTATIQTAKNIVDRGIKRLVPLPIHPDFKESGQSAVETRGH